Proteins encoded by one window of Mobula hypostoma chromosome 21, sMobHyp1.1, whole genome shotgun sequence:
- the LOC134359647 gene encoding piercer of microtubule wall 1 protein-like, whose protein sequence is MDLCGVKEPTVKYLEPVPEPEPPVPPRTSQYYQVHPGVPDRFEHPDCFQGYRSRPINPIYRTTNQVYGSQRPTVHEMPTSYFSVSRKLSNHLSKCGMYRDNGFNVGLEKSLVTGPDNLIRFQDRLNFHRSYFHAGPSDTE, encoded by the exons ATGGACTTGTGTGGAGTGAAGGAGCCCACGGTGAAATATTTGGAGCCGGTGCCGGAGCCCGAGCCTCCCGTCCCGCCACGGACCAGCCAGTATTACCAAGTGCACCCGGGCGTCCCCGACAGATTCGAGCATCCGGACTGTTTCCAGGGTTATAG ATCCCGACCAATTAATCCGATATATCGAACAACCAACCAGGTTTATGGGAGTCAGCGGCCAACTGTCCATGAAATGCCG ACCAGCTACTTTTCAGTATCTCGTAAGCTTTCTAATCACTTAAGTAAATGTGGAATGTACAGAGACAATGGATTCAATGTGGGCCTGGAGAAGTCCCTGGTCACTGGGCCAGACAACCTCATTAGGTTCCAGGACCGTCTGAACTTCCACCGCTCCTACTTTCATGCTGGCCCATCCGACACGGAATAG
- the med22 gene encoding mediator of RNA polymerase II transcription subunit 22 isoform X1, whose amino-acid sequence MSQQRTLPQSKEILLQSYNKRLKDDIKSILDNFTEIIKSARVEDETQVSRATQCEQDHYEMHVRAANIVRAGESLMKLVSDLKQFLILNDFPSVNEAINQRKQQLRSLQEECDKKLITLRDEIAVDLYELEEEYYSSSYSLWDGADLPLCEAYRRREEEGAATAEEEMAMEIVSSASVVAPGEANTGATLSTTALQPQVNGHRAGTPDPV is encoded by the exons ATGTCCCAGCAACGGACTCTGCCTCAAAGTAAGGAAATCCTGCTCCAATCCTACAACAAGAGACTGAAAGATGACATCAAATCTATTCTGGATAACTTCACGGAAATCATTAAAAGTGCTCGG GTTGAAGACGAGACGCAGGTTTCCCGCGCGACTCAGTGTGAACAAGATCACTATGAGATGCATGTGAGAGCAGCAAATATT GTGCGTGCTGGGGAGTCTCTCATGAAGCTGGTGTCAGACCTTAAACAGTTCCTGATTCTGAACGACTTTCCCTCCGTGAACGAAGCCATAAACCAGCGAAAGCAGCAGCTTCGGAgtctacaggaagaatgtgacaAGAAGCTGATCACCCTACGAGATGAGATCGCGGTTGATCTGTACGAGCTGGAAGAAGAATATTACTCCTCCAG CTACAGCCTGTGGGATGGTGCTGACCTCCCACTCTGTGAAGCATACCGGAGACGGGAGGAGGAGGGGGCAGCCACAGCTGAAGAGGAGATGGCGATGGAAATCGTGTCCTCTGCCTCGGTGGTGGCCCCTGGAGAAGCTAACACTGGAGCAACGCTGAGCACTACAGCCTTGCAACCGCAGGTGAACGGCCACAGAGCGGGCACCCCGGATCCTGTCTGA
- the med22 gene encoding mediator of RNA polymerase II transcription subunit 22 isoform X2, whose protein sequence is MSQQRTLPQSKEILLQSYNKRLKDDIKSILDNFTEIIKSARVEDETQVSRATQCEQDHYEMHVRAANIVRAGESLMKLVSDLKQFLILNDFPSVNEAINQRKQQLRSLQEECDKKLITLRDEIAVDLYELEEEYYSSSLWDGADLPLCEAYRRREEEGAATAEEEMAMEIVSSASVVAPGEANTGATLSTTALQPQVNGHRAGTPDPV, encoded by the exons ATGTCCCAGCAACGGACTCTGCCTCAAAGTAAGGAAATCCTGCTCCAATCCTACAACAAGAGACTGAAAGATGACATCAAATCTATTCTGGATAACTTCACGGAAATCATTAAAAGTGCTCGG GTTGAAGACGAGACGCAGGTTTCCCGCGCGACTCAGTGTGAACAAGATCACTATGAGATGCATGTGAGAGCAGCAAATATT GTGCGTGCTGGGGAGTCTCTCATGAAGCTGGTGTCAGACCTTAAACAGTTCCTGATTCTGAACGACTTTCCCTCCGTGAACGAAGCCATAAACCAGCGAAAGCAGCAGCTTCGGAgtctacaggaagaatgtgacaAGAAGCTGATCACCCTACGAGATGAGATCGCGGTTGATCTGTACGAGCTGGAAGAAGAATATTACTCCTCCAG CCTGTGGGATGGTGCTGACCTCCCACTCTGTGAAGCATACCGGAGACGGGAGGAGGAGGGGGCAGCCACAGCTGAAGAGGAGATGGCGATGGAAATCGTGTCCTCTGCCTCGGTGGTGGCCCCTGGAGAAGCTAACACTGGAGCAACGCTGAGCACTACAGCCTTGCAACCGCAGGTGAACGGCCACAGAGCGGGCACCCCGGATCCTGTCTGA
- the med22 gene encoding mediator of RNA polymerase II transcription subunit 22 isoform X3 encodes MSQQRTLPQSKEILLQSYNKRLKDDIKSILDNFTEIIKSARVEDETQVSRATQCEQDHYEMHVRAANIVRAGESLMKLVSDLKQFLILNDFPSVNEAINQRKQQLRSLQEECDKKLITLRDEIAVDLYELEEEYYSSRYK; translated from the exons ATGTCCCAGCAACGGACTCTGCCTCAAAGTAAGGAAATCCTGCTCCAATCCTACAACAAGAGACTGAAAGATGACATCAAATCTATTCTGGATAACTTCACGGAAATCATTAAAAGTGCTCGG GTTGAAGACGAGACGCAGGTTTCCCGCGCGACTCAGTGTGAACAAGATCACTATGAGATGCATGTGAGAGCAGCAAATATT GTGCGTGCTGGGGAGTCTCTCATGAAGCTGGTGTCAGACCTTAAACAGTTCCTGATTCTGAACGACTTTCCCTCCGTGAACGAAGCCATAAACCAGCGAAAGCAGCAGCTTCGGAgtctacaggaagaatgtgacaAGAAGCTGATCACCCTACGAGATGAGATCGCGGTTGATCTGTACGAGCTGGAAGAAGAATATTACTCCTCCAGGTACAAATAG